The DNA region CCGCGGCCGACGCTCTATCTGCTGAATGGCGCGGGTGGCGGCGAGGACGCGGCCACCTGGTATCGGCAGACCGATGTTGTCGGATTCTTCTCCGATAAGAACGTGAATGTGGTATCGCCGGTCGGCGGTAAATTCTCGTATTACACCGACTGGCAACAGGATGACCCGTCGCTCGGCCGTCAGAAATGGGAAACCTTCCTGACCTCCGAACTGCCGCCGATCATCGACAAGACGCTCAATACTTCCGGCGTGAACGCGATCGCGGGCGTCTCCATGTCCGCGACCTCCGCGCTGAACCTGGCGATCCTCGCGCCCGATCGCTATCGGGCGGTCGCCGCCTACAGCGGTTGCGCCTCCACCGCCGATGACAACAGCCGCAAGTACATTCAGCTGGTGCTGGACCGCGGCAACGCCGAAGCCCGCAACATGTGGGGTGCGCCCGGCGACCCGGACTGGACTCGGCACGACGCCGTGCTCAATGCCGAGAAGCTGCGTGGCAAGGCACTGTTCATCTCCAGCTCCACCGGACTGCCCGGTCCGCTGGACACGCTGGACTCGCCGTCGATCGGCGGTCGCCCGGCGACGCTGGCCAACCAGATCATCCTGGGCGGCGTGATCGAGGCCGCGACCAACGGCTGCACGCATGCGCTCGCCGACAAGCTCGGCGCGCTCGGCATCCCGCGCAGATCGAATTCCGGCCCTCGGGAACGCATTCCTGGCGGTACTGGGAGGACGCGCTGCACCGCTCGTGGCCGATGCTCGAGGCCGCCCTGCAGGGCTGAGCCCGCACCCGTTGCCGGATGCCGGTGCGCGGGTGAACTTTCGGCTGGAATCGGACTTCTTCGCGCACTCGCTTGGCGCTGCCGGAAAGCCCCCTTTATGCTGGGCGGCGGTGTGTCGCCAATCTCGTTGACCAGTTTGTTTCGGCGAACTCATACGGGGCGGTTACGTGGGTTAACCCGGAGTGCACCGGACTGTCATCCGGCGACCGCACCATGATCGGGAAAACGGGACGCGTGAGATGTCCCGGCACAAGCGTGAACTGGAGCAAGGGTGCGGTTGAAGAATATTGTCGCGGCTGCCGGGGCAGCGGCGAGCGTGCTCATGTCGGGAATCGTCCTGGGCAGCGGTCCCGTTTCAGCGGACCCGGGTTGCCCGAGTCTCTACACGGTGGCCGTCCCCGGCACCTGGGAGACCGGACACGACAAGGACCCCAAGCCCGGCATGCTGGCCGCGGTGACCAATGGGCTACCCGGCGAGGTCGACTACGTGACCTACGCGGCGACCGCTTTCCCGTGGGAGGGCGACATCTACGCCGCCTCCAAGAAGGAAGCCGTCGACAATGCCCGCGGCCTGGTGCAGGCCATGGCCTCGCGCTGCGCCGGCACCCGGATCGCCATCACCGGTTACAGCCAGGGCGCCGACGCCGCGGGTGACCTCGCGGCCGAGATCGGTTCCGGCCGTGGCGTGGTGCCGCCGGACCGGGTCGCGGCCGTCGCCCTGATCTCCGATCCGCGGCGCTCGCCCACCGACGCGCAGATCGGCCCGGTCGCTCCCGGCGCCGGCGC from Nocardia tengchongensis includes:
- a CDS encoding cutinase family protein, which gives rise to MSGIVLGSGPVSADPGCPSLYTVAVPGTWETGHDKDPKPGMLAAVTNGLPGEVDYVTYAATAFPWEGDIYAASKKEAVDNARGLVQAMASRCAGTRIAITGYSQGADAAGDLAAEIGSGRGVVPPDRVAAVALISDPRRSPTDAQIGPVAPGAGAGGARAGGFGWISDKVRTVCALGDLYCSTEETDFVTRFAGFLAQATNPNNFNPWQTQLEFGSILNDLMSRGGLPTLQAQLAEGPDSEYAHQLEQFYRSGKHTSYGSYSVGGGQTALTWMHSWIATNA